The Streptomyces sp. NBC_00510 genomic interval CGCGGGTGGGCCATCAGTCCCACGCCGTTGGGCCGCAGGATCACCGGTTCGACGACCGGCTTGTACGTCACGGGCGCGCCCTTGCGGGCGGCCTTGTCGATCGTGTGGGAGTAGACGGACAGGGCCACGGAGAACTGGCCCGCGCTGAGCAGTTCGCCCTGCACGGTGTGGCCCTTGGTGACCTTGACGTTGGCGGCGATGCGCCGGAAGAGGTCGTCGACGGCGGAGGGGCTCATGCCCTTCTCGTCGGTGAGGTAGGTGTGCATCGACGCGTACCAGTCCCAGTCGCCGATCTCGACGGAGAGCCTGCCCTTCCACCGGGGGTCGGCGAGGTCGGCGAAGTCCTTCGGCTCCTGGCCGGCCGGGACCTGGTCGGTGTTCCAGCCGACGACGAAGGCGTTGAAGCGCTCGGCGGTCCAGCCGCCGAACTCCTTTGCGGCGTCCCTCAGACCCTGCTCGGCCGGCCCGTCGTAGGGCGTGAGCAGGTGCTGGGAGTCCAGGGCGCGCAGCTCCAGGTCGTTGGTGTCCACGACGTCGTTCTGCGGCTTGCCCGCCTGGTTCTCCTGGAGCGCCCGCTGCAGGACGGTCTCGGAGTTGGCGCGGAACGCCCGGACCTTGATGGCGGGGTAGGCCTTCTCGAAGCCGTCGACGAGGTCCTGGATGTCGGTGTTGGAGGTGTAGAGGTCCAGCACCCCGCCCTCGGAGCGGGCGTCGGCGAGCAGCTTCTCGGTGCGCCGGCTGCCGGTCAGCGCGGCGTAGTCGGCGTAGGGGTCGGCCCCTTCGGGTGCGGGGCCGCCCGCCCCCGTCGTGGTGGGCGCGGAGCCGCAGCCGGCGAGGACGAGGCCGGCGGCCAGGAGGCCGGCGGTGAGGGCACCATGACGCATCGCACACTCCTTGGACGAAAGCCGGACGGGGTCGTCAAGAGCAGTCGGATGAGCGCAAAGCCGTGGGGGGAGGGGACCGGGGGCGGGCCCGCGGTCAGCGGGACGGGTCCTTCACGACCGGTGGCGGCCGGTCGGGGACGACGCCCGGTGGCCGCCGGGCCCTTCGGTCCGCCGGCCCGGCCGGCCGCTGTCACACATCGGTGTCACCTTCCGGTAGCCGGGTCTGTCCCTGCATGAAACAGGAGGTTAGGTCTTATGGTCTAACCATCGGACTTGGATGTTACGTTATTGTTACCGGTCGGGGTTGACGCACCGTCAAGCGTCGGCAAAGCCCCCCTGGTAGGGGTCCTCGCCGAACACCAGGGACTTGATCGTCACCGGCACCGTGCCGGACGGGTGGCGCATCCGCCCGATGTCGATCCAGTCGAAGTCCCGCAGGTTCAGCCCGTCGACGACCAGCACGTCCACGGCCACGTCGAGTTCGTCGCGCAGCAGCCGGCCGAGCGTCATGGCGACGTCCCCGTCGAGCATCACGTACACCGGCAGTCCGCGGTCGATGCGTTCCGCCAGGCCGTCGCGGATGCCGCGGGCGAAGGGCAGCAGCCGGTCGTGGCCCGGCGGCCCGCTCCACGACATCGCGAGGGCGACGTCGGCGTCGTCGCGCCCCGCGTCCAGCGCGACCAGCCGGCGGCGGACCGCGGCGGCGACCGCCTCGGGGTCGACGGTCTCCCCGAGCTCGTACACCGGCCTGACCACCTGCAGGTTGCGGCGTGGCAGCAGCGCACCGGGATCGGTGACGCACCCGGTGTTGCCGCTGAGCTGGACGCTGTACTCCGAGGCCCCGAGCGCCGTGGCGCGGATGCACTCGCCGGGCGGCAGCAGCGGGAAGGGCAGCGCGCCGTCCTCGACCCGGCGGCGCAGCGCA includes:
- a CDS encoding extracellular solute-binding protein, giving the protein MRHGALTAGLLAAGLVLAGCGSAPTTTGAGGPAPEGADPYADYAALTGSRRTEKLLADARSEGGVLDLYTSNTDIQDLVDGFEKAYPAIKVRAFRANSETVLQRALQENQAGKPQNDVVDTNDLELRALDSQHLLTPYDGPAEQGLRDAAKEFGGWTAERFNAFVVGWNTDQVPAGQEPKDFADLADPRWKGRLSVEIGDWDWYASMHTYLTDEKGMSPSAVDDLFRRIAANVKVTKGHTVQGELLSAGQFSVALSVYSHTIDKAARKGAPVTYKPVVEPVILRPNGVGLMAHPRHPAAALLWTDWVLSEGQKVIAGSLRIPAAKAVEGFKDPIPPGTTTYSLSKTAETDSKKWNDAYDALLRGVPATG